Proteins from a single region of Octopus bimaculoides isolate UCB-OBI-ISO-001 chromosome 11, ASM119413v2, whole genome shotgun sequence:
- the LOC106883664 gene encoding histone H4, whose amino-acid sequence MSGRGKGGKGLGKGGAKRHRKVLRDNIQGITKPAIRRLARRGGVKRISGLIYEETRGVLKVFLENVIRDAVTYTEHAKRKTVTAMDVVYALKRQGRTLYGFGG is encoded by the coding sequence ATGAGTGGCCGTGGTAAAGGAGGCAAAGGCTTGGGGAAAGGAGGTGCTAAGCGTCACAGGAAGGTGTTGAGAGATAACATTCAGGGTATTACTAAGCCTGCAATTCGTCGTCTCGCTCGCCGAGGTGGTGTAAAACGTATCTCTGGTTTGATCTACGAAGAGACCCGTGGTGTATTGAAGGTGTTCCTGGAGAATGTCATCCGTGATGCCGTTACGTACACTGAACATGCCAAGAGAAAGACTGTCACTGCTATGGATGTAGTCTATGCACTGAAAAGGCAAGGAAGAACTCTATATGGTTTTGGTGGTTAA